Proteins encoded by one window of Paenibacillus sp. DCT19:
- a CDS encoding MarR family winged helix-turn-helix transcriptional regulator, with protein sequence MSPDTERNSQLANIDQLLEAFFRYKNKVLDQQQKNETNCKLNPTKNHILAMILREERCMAVDVARQLSLSSGATTIVLNQLESEGLIQRVRSEEDRRIVWLSLTHEGEQLARTLIANRGRMTWELLQALTEEEQQQMIGMLKKIELKLLENMKALEQANR encoded by the coding sequence ATGAGTCCGGATACGGAGCGAAACTCTCAATTGGCAAATATCGATCAATTGTTGGAGGCCTTCTTCAGATATAAAAATAAAGTGCTGGATCAGCAACAGAAGAATGAAACAAACTGCAAACTGAATCCAACCAAAAATCATATATTAGCTATGATATTACGTGAAGAACGTTGCATGGCTGTTGATGTGGCAAGACAGCTCAGTCTATCCTCGGGAGCAACAACAATTGTTCTGAATCAGTTGGAGAGCGAGGGGCTTATTCAACGAGTGCGTAGTGAAGAGGATCGGCGGATTGTCTGGTTATCCCTCACACATGAGGGAGAGCAGTTAGCTCGCACTTTGATTGCGAATCGCGGCCGCATGACTTGGGAGTTGTTGCAGGCACTTACAGAAGAAGAACAACAACAGATGATCGGTATGCTCAAAAAAATCGAGTTGAAGTTGCTGGAGAACATGAAAGCACTTGAGCAAGCGAATCGATAA
- a CDS encoding HAD hydrolase-like protein: MMLSLIFDMDGTLFQTDKILESSLHDTFEHLRSQGLWDHGTPIEKYREIMGVPLPVVWENLLPGHSDKIRNQANEWFHARLIEHISSGKGALYPGVEEFFQLCKDREIPIYIASNGQIEYLESIVSYYHLHEWVTETFSIQQIESQNKSDLVRTIIQKYKITQGIVIGDRLSDIKAAKENGLRSIGCNFDFAQPDELAQADRVINSLMELKTEIDKA; this comes from the coding sequence TTGATGCTATCATTAATTTTTGATATGGATGGAACGTTGTTTCAGACGGATAAAATATTGGAATCTTCGCTGCATGACACATTTGAGCACCTTAGGTCACAAGGGTTATGGGATCACGGGACACCTATAGAAAAATACCGCGAGATTATGGGGGTTCCACTGCCGGTCGTTTGGGAGAACTTATTACCTGGTCATTCTGACAAAATTAGAAATCAGGCCAATGAATGGTTCCATGCGAGATTAATAGAACATATCAGTTCAGGTAAAGGGGCGCTATACCCTGGTGTAGAAGAATTCTTTCAGTTGTGCAAAGACAGAGAAATTCCGATATACATAGCAAGTAACGGACAGATCGAATACTTGGAATCCATCGTTAGCTACTACCATTTGCATGAATGGGTTACGGAAACCTTTAGCATACAACAGATTGAATCGCAGAATAAGTCAGATCTTGTACGAACAATCATACAGAAGTATAAGATCACCCAGGGGATTGTCATTGGCGATCGATTGTCCGATATCAAAGCAGCCAAGGAAAATGGATTGAGGTCTATTGGGTGCAATTTCGATTTTGCTCAGCCTGATGAGTTAGCACAAGCCGATCGTGTGATTAATAGCCTGATGGAATTAAAAACCGAAATAGATAAAGCATAG
- a CDS encoding alpha/beta hydrolase-fold protein: MKDTRSKSKKAKRKTIPIAALSAALMLTSSPSFIYAETTTAVQEETVQGESVQEDATQEESIQSEQQEAVVNDSSETLPVEQESATPVTPQNTQLSSQLLSSTPESSPEAQQSRFYTATYVSESMNQKEMTYRVYLPEGYYDSTRTYPVVYLLHGENNTSEQFESSGIANKLDQWMKDGTLQKMIVIMPDSSRGSYFVNQTEGDDQGNWENMIVDDLVSVVDGKFRTIDKPQYRAITGISMGGFGAFVVGLDHPEVFGSIGSHRAPLGMTIAGKNPMELMKSKSDDQLKAYSMYLDGGADDPNTYADNSTNAIHAHLRSKSISHGYQMRPGDHTTNPLVDLNRSLGAFNSKFAKGILTGSFTATPQALGTDTNEVRVAYTTQLDRAAAQLFQNNDTDQDFELSVSLKVTNPAGEILYSDTKNAGDIVTGSTESNFSDSFDIPVDQLGSSKSTTVSLHASLLGSTISLGSKPLIRVTPTGTLPEDIQIDLLGDWKFKKDSYPGPSLHGEAENVDTTDWATVQPGLDWWTDGFGGYEGLNNYFGAAWYQKTFFVPEDFPDQDLTLMAGKIDDADITYINGVKVGETGFVNGVYKSSFWAASREYKIPSNLLKRGQVNTIAVYMLNDNGGGGWYSGPIGIYTKAAMQKIKNLPSEVPSENEVTTVKAFAAKQYQAIDQKNLTVYAETLSAKYFEKGVDKLKLLEQRQQWTKDYATIKTKINNPYVFTLDNRYLYTAEVVITGTTADGTEKILQQGTISQYYQQEHGKLRETGDQKLFFVTEFYSESAKRTVKYRVYLPQSYLTNPDKRYSSVYLLHQFNSDSESYEIDKIDQILNKEIAAGRSKDMIVVMPDSSGMSWWVNGAEPDGVKWQDMVVKDLVPHVDQKFRTIDDARYRGTSGVSMGGFGSFAIGFQYPDLFSSAASHMGAINFTQAGQNPVNIIKSYPLEALKRYSIYLDSGNEDGYKFDVPVTTLHKYLKDNNVEHYAEIRDGLHDSAFYTKSIDLSFAQHSRHFADAHVADGVLAGSLNIQNGNSNKKVAYQVTAKDGLNAYVDNIPTSPYVKNQTPDLHIPVMLELVNQATGERVAIQQDVLQARNGGVSKDGTLIIPALQDGNYSLKLKASVLDRTFTLATANYKVGGSTGGSSGDTGGSSTGGSSSGTPAVTPTAPVITPGVGTSPGNNVNGTTTVSHEEVAAALEKQTDLPIKLAEGISLVLPYDALRQIASELGSEFKSLNLKSIPVASTDQNSKIASAGQRLGGQLKSAGSFISLEISATLEDGTVRQLNPTFRQPVQIELAADAGTDHQLVGVYYWNEKGEAEFKRSTWNSKTGIFETQINHLGTYSLMTFTKPFNDVQSSSWYNRAVEVMVAQHIVKGIDDTNFAPQSPVTRAEFAALLTRMLGLEETSTTPFADVSEDKWYASSVAAAHQAGIINGMSDVAFEPNRQITREQMAVMTYNALQKLYPDESGTGNHALAGFTDGEDIQPWAQQQMSALVQLGLIKGNGKSIKPQGAATRVEAVQVLLNLMEHKRE; encoded by the coding sequence ATGAAAGATACTAGATCCAAATCCAAGAAAGCTAAGAGAAAGACGATACCCATCGCTGCTTTATCAGCAGCACTGATGTTAACCTCATCGCCGAGCTTTATTTATGCGGAAACAACAACTGCTGTGCAGGAGGAAACTGTGCAGGGAGAATCTGTACAGGAGGATGCTACGCAGGAAGAATCGATACAGAGTGAACAACAGGAAGCTGTGGTCAATGATTCATCTGAAACGTTACCCGTTGAACAAGAGTCTGCTACACCTGTCACTCCGCAGAACACCCAGCTGAGCAGTCAGTTACTCTCCAGCACTCCGGAGAGCTCACCTGAAGCACAGCAATCTAGATTCTACACAGCAACTTATGTGTCCGAGAGCATGAATCAGAAGGAAATGACTTACCGGGTGTACCTTCCAGAAGGATATTACGATAGCACAAGAACGTATCCTGTCGTCTATTTGCTTCATGGAGAGAACAATACCAGTGAGCAGTTTGAGTCCAGTGGCATTGCAAACAAGCTGGATCAGTGGATGAAGGATGGAACACTTCAGAAAATGATTGTCATTATGCCAGACTCCAGCAGAGGCAGCTATTTCGTCAATCAGACGGAAGGTGATGATCAAGGAAACTGGGAAAATATGATTGTGGATGATCTGGTTTCCGTAGTTGATGGAAAATTCAGAACGATTGATAAACCACAGTACAGAGCAATTACGGGTATTTCCATGGGTGGGTTTGGTGCATTTGTCGTTGGACTTGATCATCCGGAGGTGTTTGGTTCCATTGGAAGTCATCGAGCCCCGCTGGGCATGACCATCGCAGGCAAAAATCCAATGGAGCTAATGAAGAGCAAATCAGATGACCAATTGAAAGCGTATTCCATGTATCTGGACGGTGGTGCGGATGACCCTAATACATATGCAGATAATTCCACGAATGCTATTCACGCTCATCTGCGCTCCAAATCCATCTCACACGGCTACCAGATGCGTCCGGGTGATCATACGACGAATCCGCTCGTGGATCTGAATCGTTCTTTGGGTGCTTTCAATTCTAAGTTTGCCAAAGGCATTCTAACAGGTAGCTTTACGGCTACGCCTCAAGCATTGGGTACCGATACGAATGAGGTTCGTGTAGCCTACACGACTCAACTGGATCGGGCTGCGGCGCAGCTTTTCCAGAATAATGATACAGATCAGGACTTTGAGTTATCTGTATCCTTGAAGGTGACTAATCCAGCTGGCGAAATCTTGTACAGTGATACCAAAAACGCGGGAGACATCGTTACCGGTTCGACTGAATCTAATTTTAGTGACAGTTTTGATATTCCAGTGGATCAGCTGGGGAGCAGCAAAAGTACTACCGTTTCTCTCCATGCCTCTTTACTTGGCTCCACAATATCCCTGGGTTCCAAACCTCTGATTCGTGTCACGCCAACAGGTACGTTGCCTGAAGATATTCAGATTGATCTGCTTGGGGATTGGAAATTCAAAAAAGATTCGTATCCAGGGCCATCCCTACATGGAGAAGCTGAAAATGTGGACACGACGGATTGGGCAACAGTGCAACCAGGTCTGGATTGGTGGACAGACGGCTTCGGCGGTTATGAGGGGCTGAATAATTACTTTGGAGCTGCTTGGTATCAGAAGACATTTTTTGTTCCTGAAGATTTCCCGGATCAGGATCTGACCTTGATGGCCGGCAAAATCGATGATGCTGACATCACCTATATTAATGGAGTTAAAGTAGGAGAGACGGGATTCGTGAACGGTGTCTATAAATCATCTTTCTGGGCAGCATCGCGTGAATATAAAATCCCGAGTAATCTGCTGAAACGGGGTCAGGTCAATACGATAGCCGTGTACATGCTTAACGATAACGGCGGCGGGGGCTGGTATTCCGGGCCGATAGGCATTTACACGAAAGCGGCGATGCAAAAAATTAAAAACTTACCTTCTGAGGTACCTAGTGAGAACGAAGTAACGACAGTGAAGGCGTTTGCGGCTAAGCAGTACCAGGCAATAGATCAGAAAAATCTGACTGTCTACGCAGAAACATTGTCGGCTAAATATTTTGAGAAAGGCGTTGATAAACTGAAGCTACTGGAACAACGGCAACAGTGGACCAAAGATTATGCAACAATCAAAACCAAGATCAACAATCCGTATGTGTTTACACTGGATAACCGTTACTTGTATACGGCTGAAGTTGTCATAACAGGAACCACAGCAGATGGAACCGAGAAGATACTTCAACAGGGAACGATATCTCAATATTATCAGCAGGAGCACGGTAAACTTCGAGAAACAGGTGATCAGAAACTGTTCTTCGTGACTGAGTTTTATTCAGAAAGTGCGAAGCGGACGGTTAAATATAGAGTCTATCTGCCGCAGAGCTATTTGACGAATCCAGACAAGCGTTATTCTAGTGTGTATTTACTTCACCAGTTCAACAGTGATAGTGAGTCCTATGAGATCGACAAAATCGATCAGATTTTGAACAAGGAGATCGCTGCAGGACGATCCAAGGATATGATTGTTGTTATGCCTGACTCTTCCGGAATGAGTTGGTGGGTAAATGGTGCAGAGCCTGATGGTGTGAAATGGCAGGATATGGTGGTTAAGGATCTGGTACCGCATGTAGATCAGAAATTCAGAACGATTGATGATGCGCGTTACAGAGGAACCTCCGGTGTGTCGATGGGTGGATTCGGCTCCTTCGCGATTGGTTTCCAATACCCGGATCTGTTCTCTTCAGCAGCTAGTCATATGGGTGCAATTAACTTCACTCAAGCAGGTCAGAATCCAGTTAACATTATTAAATCTTACCCTCTTGAAGCGTTGAAACGATATTCCATTTACTTGGATTCAGGTAATGAGGATGGGTACAAGTTTGACGTGCCAGTAACGACACTTCACAAGTATTTGAAGGATAATAATGTCGAGCATTATGCCGAGATTCGTGACGGACTGCATGACAGTGCGTTCTACACGAAGTCGATTGACTTGTCGTTCGCTCAGCACAGCAGACACTTTGCTGATGCACATGTTGCAGACGGAGTTTTGGCGGGAAGCCTTAATATCCAGAACGGAAATAGCAACAAAAAAGTGGCATACCAGGTGACAGCAAAAGACGGATTGAACGCTTATGTAGATAACATTCCGACTTCACCTTATGTGAAAAATCAGACCCCAGATCTGCACATCCCTGTCATGCTCGAGCTCGTGAATCAGGCTACAGGGGAGCGAGTTGCCATCCAGCAGGATGTACTTCAGGCTCGTAATGGTGGTGTATCGAAAGATGGTACATTAATCATTCCTGCTCTTCAAGATGGGAATTATAGCTTAAAACTGAAAGCTTCGGTACTAGATCGCACGTTTACACTTGCTACGGCGAATTATAAGGTGGGTGGTTCAACCGGAGGATCTTCCGGTGATACTGGGGGTAGCTCCACAGGAGGCTCTTCATCTGGAACACCAGCAGTCACGCCGACTGCACCTGTTATCACACCAGGAGTAGGCACGAGTCCAGGCAATAATGTTAATGGAACAACTACAGTAAGTCATGAAGAAGTTGCTGCTGCCCTGGAGAAGCAGACGGATCTGCCGATCAAACTCGCAGAGGGTATCTCACTTGTGCTTCCATATGATGCTTTGAGACAGATTGCGTCAGAGCTGGGTTCTGAGTTCAAGTCGTTGAATCTGAAATCAATACCTGTTGCATCCACGGATCAAAATTCAAAGATTGCATCAGCTGGACAGCGTTTGGGCGGTCAGCTCAAGTCTGCCGGATCGTTCATCAGCTTGGAGATATCTGCTACGCTTGAAGACGGCACAGTGCGCCAGCTGAATCCTACGTTTAGGCAGCCAGTCCAAATCGAACTTGCAGCGGATGCTGGTACCGATCACCAGCTCGTAGGTGTGTATTACTGGAACGAGAAGGGTGAAGCAGAGTTTAAGCGCAGCACATGGAATAGCAAGACGGGCATATTTGAAACCCAGATCAACCATTTGGGAACCTATAGCCTGATGACTTTTACGAAGCCATTCAATGACGTTCAGTCCTCCTCATGGTATAACCGTGCTGTCGAAGTGATGGTTGCTCAGCATATAGTTAAAGGAATCGACGATACGAATTTCGCACCACAAAGTCCTGTGACGAGAGCAGAGTTCGCCGCGCTGCTTACCCGTATGCTGGGGCTGGAAGAGACTTCGACTACACCGTTTGCTGATGTGTCTGAGGACAAATGGTACGCTTCCTCGGTTGCAGCTGCTCACCAAGCAGGTATTATCAACGGTATGTCTGATGTGGCTTTTGAACCAAACAGACAGATTACACGAGAACAGATGGCTGTAATGACCTATAATGCACTGCAAAAGCTGTACCCAGACGAAAGTGGAACCGGTAATCATGCATTGGCTGGATTCACAGATGGAGAAGATATTCAACCATGGGCACAACAGCAAATGTCTGCACTTGTACAGCTTGGATTAATTAAGGGTAATGGTAAGTCTATCAAGCCTCAGGGTGCAGCAACTCGGGTTGAAGCTGTGCAGGTGTTATTGAACCTAATGGAACATAAGCGTGAGTAG
- a CDS encoding acyltransferase family protein — translation MSQPLSSKRHMNGLDGLRAIAVLGVIAYHLNLDFIPGGLLGVGIFFVLSGYLITDILLTQWKEHGRILLGDFWIRRVRRLLPGMLTMTAVVMIWLLCTDPSRLAALRGDIVAGVLYISNWWYIFHHVSYFESFGPPSPFGHFWSLAVEEQFYIVWPLLMVAAIVLFKRKGWLVVFIVVLAELSAGAMAIMYNPDLDPSRVYYGTDTRAFALLAGAALAVVWPSRKLSSSLASGNRVGMDAAGIAALLLLIYMMLNTSEYDSSLYQGGMIIQAIATTILVAVLAHPSSFLARIIGAKPLRWIGERSYGLYLWHYPVIVLTTPSIDTGGVHPVRMTLQVLATVVLASLSLKYIENPIRYNGFRNALSNMWGRGHHRHGVSHVWWKRSALVLSTLLIVVTVSQMMITSEANSDSHSVSMSTTLNSDHSVTEEKGQDVVPATVAPSDTGNKHDPKTDKPATGADDHSGKNDTPAQSPDSSSKPEEQVTDGGKETPQDHQASAGDSADDTGDSTDQATPSPEESDHTSDEPKGETDSPATDEKIRYTIIGDSVILDAKPYLEQTMTGVHVDGHVGRQMWQAADVLSELKKNNQMGSQVVLELGTNGSFNSKNLKSVLEFLKDEEHVYLVTVRVPRPWERTVNKALNEAATEYNNVSLIDWNAASEGQDAYFEKDGVHLTAKGSEAFAALVKNSIK, via the coding sequence ATGTCACAACCTTTGAGTAGCAAGCGCCATATGAATGGATTGGATGGTTTACGAGCCATCGCGGTGCTTGGAGTAATTGCGTATCATCTGAATTTAGATTTTATCCCTGGTGGTCTGCTCGGTGTGGGGATATTCTTCGTACTATCGGGTTACTTAATCACAGATATTCTCCTGACACAATGGAAAGAGCATGGCCGTATTTTACTCGGTGATTTTTGGATAAGACGGGTGAGGAGGCTGTTGCCCGGCATGCTGACGATGACAGCGGTTGTAATGATCTGGCTGCTCTGCACCGATCCTTCCCGATTGGCCGCTCTTCGTGGCGACATTGTCGCAGGGGTGTTATACATAAGCAATTGGTGGTATATCTTTCATCATGTATCCTATTTCGAAAGCTTTGGGCCACCGTCCCCATTTGGTCATTTCTGGTCATTAGCTGTAGAAGAGCAGTTCTACATTGTGTGGCCTTTATTGATGGTCGCGGCAATTGTTTTATTCAAACGTAAGGGATGGCTCGTTGTCTTTATTGTGGTATTGGCTGAATTATCAGCGGGGGCAATGGCAATCATGTACAACCCGGATTTGGATCCGAGCCGTGTCTATTATGGAACGGATACACGTGCGTTTGCACTATTAGCGGGTGCTGCTCTAGCTGTAGTCTGGCCGAGCCGGAAGTTGTCTTCGTCACTTGCCAGTGGTAATCGAGTAGGCATGGATGCTGCAGGTATCGCTGCTCTGTTGCTGTTAATCTATATGATGCTGAATACGAGTGAGTACGATTCTTCGCTGTATCAGGGGGGAATGATTATTCAAGCGATTGCAACGACGATTTTGGTTGCTGTACTCGCACACCCTTCGTCGTTCCTAGCACGGATCATTGGTGCTAAGCCATTACGATGGATCGGTGAGCGGTCATATGGGTTATATCTATGGCATTATCCGGTTATCGTGCTGACGACTCCATCGATAGATACAGGTGGTGTGCACCCTGTGCGCATGACTCTACAGGTGCTGGCAACCGTAGTTCTGGCATCACTATCTCTTAAATATATTGAAAATCCTATTCGGTATAACGGATTTCGTAATGCGTTATCCAATATGTGGGGAAGAGGTCATCATAGGCATGGAGTTTCCCATGTGTGGTGGAAACGGTCAGCTCTCGTGCTCTCCACGCTTCTAATCGTTGTAACGGTGTCACAGATGATGATTACCTCTGAAGCGAATTCAGATTCCCATTCGGTGTCCATGTCGACCACGCTCAACAGCGATCATTCGGTTACGGAAGAGAAGGGACAGGATGTCGTGCCAGCGACGGTTGCTCCGTCAGATACAGGCAACAAGCATGATCCGAAGACAGATAAGCCGGCTACAGGGGCGGACGATCATTCAGGCAAGAATGACACACCAGCCCAATCGCCAGATTCGTCTTCCAAGCCTGAGGAGCAAGTAACGGATGGCGGCAAAGAGACACCTCAGGATCATCAAGCTAGTGCTGGAGATTCCGCAGACGATACGGGAGATTCTACCGATCAAGCTACCCCGTCACCCGAGGAATCGGATCATACATCCGATGAACCGAAAGGCGAAACAGATTCACCAGCTACAGATGAGAAAATCCGTTATACAATCATCGGAGATTCAGTCATTCTTGACGCCAAGCCTTATCTGGAACAGACGATGACAGGTGTGCATGTAGATGGTCATGTGGGTCGTCAGATGTGGCAGGCTGCGGATGTATTAAGTGAATTGAAAAAGAACAATCAAATGGGCAGCCAGGTTGTATTGGAACTTGGCACGAACGGGTCTTTTAACTCCAAAAATCTAAAGTCAGTTCTTGAATTTTTGAAGGACGAGGAACATGTGTATCTAGTTACGGTACGCGTGCCTCGACCTTGGGAGCGGACAGTGAATAAAGCATTGAACGAGGCGGCGACAGAGTATAACAATGTCTCGCTCATTGATTGGAACGCAGCGAGTGAAGGGCAAGATGCTTATTTTGAAAAAGATGGCGTACATCTCACGGCTAAAGGCTCAGAAGCCTTTGCTGCACTCGTGAAAAATAGCATCAAATAA
- a CDS encoding FAD-dependent monooxygenase, translating into MNTTNETNQTLTVDVCIVGAGPGGALLSNLLNRQGISTALIERQPHLHKSFRGELLNTDGEAILKKYGLYSTIAERGALPLEEIQYWEDGKIIKTIFPSDEVSHVGIHVPQDHLLEIIVSQSQQQEHTHEHILFNTIMTGILRDKTGKPVGVNVRQNGIPSSIEASVIVGADGRYSAVRKHSGLIPDIRKHGYDLLWARIPAPVGWEPAVRMASMDGQQLALFSQFGGYVQIGWNIPQGSYSKLRELPFTPFVQKLVTAFPCLADSVKAHIQTWSDFVLLSVESSYSETWTQDNIVLIGDAAHTMTPTGAFGLNAALEDADTLAELLTHMAQDQFVSMEPLQELQLLRGDKVKQQLAKQIEMEVSFQQRYESFL; encoded by the coding sequence ATGAATACGACAAATGAAACAAATCAAACGCTGACTGTAGATGTCTGTATCGTTGGAGCGGGGCCAGGTGGAGCTCTCTTATCCAATCTGTTGAATCGACAGGGTATATCTACAGCTTTAATTGAACGACAACCCCATCTTCACAAGTCGTTCCGCGGAGAGCTGCTGAATACGGATGGAGAAGCTATTTTAAAAAAATATGGTCTGTACTCTACGATCGCTGAGCGCGGAGCACTCCCACTGGAGGAGATTCAATATTGGGAAGACGGCAAGATTATTAAAACGATCTTCCCAAGTGATGAAGTCTCGCACGTCGGCATCCATGTACCACAGGATCACTTGTTAGAGATTATCGTCTCCCAGTCACAACAGCAAGAGCACACCCATGAACATATCCTCTTCAATACAATTATGACCGGGATATTGCGAGATAAGACCGGCAAGCCTGTTGGCGTCAATGTCCGTCAAAATGGCATTCCGTCTTCCATTGAAGCTTCAGTTATCGTCGGTGCTGATGGACGATACTCAGCCGTAAGGAAGCATTCAGGCTTGATCCCCGATATTCGTAAGCATGGATATGACCTGTTATGGGCTCGCATCCCGGCACCTGTAGGCTGGGAACCTGCGGTACGAATGGCAAGCATGGACGGACAACAGCTGGCTCTCTTCTCTCAATTTGGTGGCTATGTTCAGATCGGCTGGAACATCCCACAAGGATCTTATTCCAAGTTGCGCGAGCTACCCTTTACACCTTTTGTTCAGAAACTGGTTACGGCATTCCCTTGTTTGGCTGATTCGGTTAAAGCGCACATCCAAACTTGGAGTGACTTTGTATTGTTATCTGTGGAAAGCAGTTATTCGGAGACATGGACGCAGGATAATATCGTTCTCATTGGTGACGCTGCTCATACGATGACGCCAACAGGAGCATTCGGACTAAATGCCGCACTGGAGGATGCGGATACACTTGCAGAACTATTAACCCATATGGCACAGGATCAGTTCGTTTCGATGGAGCCCTTGCAAGAGTTGCAGTTGCTACGCGGAGATAAAGTGAAGCAGCAGCTTGCAAAACAGATCGAGATGGAGGTCTCCTTCCAGCAACGCTATGAATCCTTCCTTTGA
- a CDS encoding LacI family DNA-binding transcriptional regulator: MATIKDIAGQAGVSIATVSRVLNYDPTLSVSDETRKRILEIAQQLNYRTPRERNGSAAAHGVPKETRRIGLMNWYTDQEEMLDPYYLAIRLGIERECFKHQFELVKMYKHSTGEGIDWNGEAPDGIIAVGRFEQKDIDNFPTNLDAIVFVDSSPDEEHFDSVVFDMRHAVRGALDYLSSLGHSRIGYIGGHNESYARTTRDEREIAFGEWLQEQNLQESTFMYMGSNWYPEDGYQLMQRALESQACPTAFLVQNDSMAVGALRALHEAGVKVPEEISIIGFNDIAMSAFMQPPLTTVKVHMEYIGETAVELIAEQFLSKRDIPKKVVLPTKLIIRESCAKVKGL; the protein is encoded by the coding sequence ATGGCAACGATTAAGGATATCGCGGGTCAGGCGGGTGTTTCTATTGCTACAGTCTCTAGAGTGCTGAATTATGACCCAACCCTCTCTGTATCAGACGAGACACGTAAACGAATACTCGAAATTGCTCAACAATTAAATTATCGTACGCCAAGGGAGCGTAACGGCAGTGCGGCAGCACATGGAGTTCCCAAAGAAACCCGGCGAATCGGACTGATGAACTGGTATACAGATCAGGAGGAGATGTTGGATCCGTATTACCTGGCTATTCGGCTTGGCATTGAAAGGGAATGCTTCAAGCATCAGTTCGAACTTGTGAAGATGTACAAGCACAGTACCGGAGAGGGCATTGACTGGAATGGCGAAGCACCTGATGGAATTATTGCTGTTGGAAGGTTCGAGCAGAAGGATATCGATAACTTTCCAACTAATCTAGATGCGATTGTATTTGTCGATTCATCACCGGATGAAGAGCATTTTGATTCGGTTGTTTTTGATATGCGTCATGCGGTTCGGGGAGCGCTGGATTATCTAAGCAGCCTCGGTCATAGCAGAATTGGTTATATCGGAGGGCATAATGAGTCCTATGCCAGAACGACGCGTGATGAGAGAGAGATTGCTTTTGGCGAATGGCTTCAAGAACAGAATCTGCAAGAGTCTACCTTCATGTATATGGGGAGTAACTGGTACCCAGAGGATGGATATCAGCTGATGCAACGTGCTTTGGAATCACAGGCGTGCCCAACCGCTTTTTTGGTGCAAAATGACTCGATGGCTGTCGGGGCTCTTCGCGCCCTACATGAAGCAGGTGTTAAAGTGCCTGAAGAGATATCTATTATCGGCTTCAATGATATTGCGATGTCGGCATTTATGCAGCCACCGTTAACGACGGTAAAGGTACATATGGAGTACATAGGCGAGACTGCCGTAGAACTAATTGCCGAGCAGTTTCTCTCCAAACGCGATATACCCAAAAAAGTAGTGCTTCCTACGAAACTGATCATCAGAGAAAGCTGTGCTAAAGTTAAAGGTTTGTAG